CTGTGACAAGCACAGTTTGATATGTTTAGAAATTCTTTTAATAACTCATAAGTTAGAATTGTGTATTGTACTATATATTAAAAGCTGGACACTTAAGCACTATTTTAAAACATCCTTGTAGTGAATTACCCAGCGTCCAAAGACTTTATTAGGAAAACATTGTGTTTCATTGAGCCTGATGTGTTGCGTCTTcggaaatgcttttctgctcactataGCTGTAAAGACTGTTTAGTTACCATTCAGCTATCAATTAAACTGATAATTGCATGAGAAGGGGAAGACAGGAAAATacggaaaataaaaaaagtaaccTGGTTGGATATATCCTTTTATAATTGAGAGCGTTACTGTTTTCAGAATTAAATAATCACATTCAATCTTATCCATCCACGGACACGGTGTCATCCTATTGGCATGgacacacctgtacacagccccattcacacactacaaataATTTAGAGATGATGTCATGTCAATCAGCCATCacgtgtctttggactggggacgaaactggagtacctggaggaaacccctgaaacaACTGGAGAGCATTCAAGCTCTGCATACACAGAGCAGAAGTGAGAATTAAACCCTGTCCCATTCAAGCTCAGGTTGTCTGGGCTATGGGGTAGGGTGGCCTCAAtctttctcacaaaaaaaaaaaacaaaaacaagatctATTTCCAAAATTAATAATTCTTTTATAATTCcaaaatgaatgttttgtgCAAAAAACCAGATCGCACTACAAACAACCACCATACTCATGATGCAACACGCTGGTGTCAGAATCAAGCTTTAGAGATGCTTTTCTTCGGCCAGACCTGGGGCTTTTATCAAGGTGGTGGGAATCATGGAGGGAATCACCTTCATGTGTAAGCTAAAGAGGAAATATCACCTTTAAGGATACAtccaaatcaacaaaataattattttttgtttctgatCAGATGATCAGGGGTTCAAGCTTCTACACTGCcttgctgccactgctgggccattgAGCACTCGGCACTCTGACCCCAGCGCCCTAACAGGCTGAGATTTTCAAATGAAGAatttcacagtgctgtaatgtatatgttacaaatcagagcttcttcttcttcttcttcttcttcttcttctccttgaAAGATCGACAATTTTGAATGAGCTAGCTAAAGCCCGGACCTGAAAACAGCTAGAAATCTGGAGAATGACCTAAATCAGTCTGTGTGCAGGAGATGCATagactttttaaatgtattgtatattatGTTATCGTGGTGCCTTGATTACTCACGGTCATAGCTTGATTAATGGTATGATCACAATTTGGCTGTAATTAAAAGTCTTTAATTAAACAGATAGGCAGAAACCTAACTGTGGGCTTTTCTACTGCCCTTCAAATTTTCTGTTTCAGTGACCACTACGATGTTCCAAACTTGTGTCATTACTCTGCTTCAGATAATTGAATGCACAAATTAactctgtgggttttttttttttttttcattttgtagcACCTCCAAAATCCATCTCTCTAATTGCAGCTGACCAACCGGCACGGTTCAATCGCTATGAGGCTCAAAACTTCACACTCATATGCATTGTGACTGGAGGAAAACCCGCTCCTGTGGTACATCTCTGATTTGTCTTCCTTAGAAAATAATAAAGCCTAAAATTCCATAAAGTCATTtcaaatttttaattattaaactcTATCATTATTGATCAATTATTGTAACGTGTCACAAGTGTCATTTAAAATACTCAatgttttatcatttatatcTGATATTCATCTCAGTTgtagaaaatattatttttaaaaaagacatgaaaggTAAGGATAAGGATTCTACGTGAGGCTGGTGTATACGCAtgcattaacaaaaaaacattatttcattattttttatttcattaaaagaaTCTAAATAAAATTTAGATATCCCATAATGGCAATATTAATGgtgaatatgatttttttttaaacttccttTGACATGGCATTATGTAACACTTGCATATGGTTCCTCAAAACATATACAAGATACGATCCTGTTAGAAATCACTTAAAAACGACATGATTGtgttcttttttaatttgtctataaaaaatgacagaaattaaaCTTGTCAAATAAGCTCGGTGTGCAAGCTGCTGAAGAGAacatctgtttgttttctttgaattTCCGGTgtataatttttgtttgttatgttttCTCGCTTTGTTCTCGCTGTCTCTTGTCTCTCAGGTACACTTTAAGAGAGATGGCGAAATGATCGAGGTGCTTCCCTCAGCCCAGCCATCAGAGGCAGCTCAGAACAGAGGTTTGCGCTCGGCCGAACGCAGCAGGCCATTGATTAGCCGAGAGCTTGATGACACCAAGCGTCAGAAATCCCTATCTCACCTGGAGCCAGACATCGAGCCGATGAGATTGGACCGGGCTCGTCCTCGCCACAGCCTCACTCCAGGAGCTCTGGGTCAAGGGAGTGCCAATCCTACTACTGAGATCATCCCAGAGACGGTGGTGAGCAGGGAGTTTCCACGCTGGGTTCTCAGCTCCAGCCCACTCTACTACTTCAACCACACACAGACTGAGCTCATGGACAGCACCATGCAGGTACAGGCCATGCTCACCTGGCATCTGAACCCACAGCTCGACAATGACGCACTGTTTAGCTGTGAGGTCAAGCACCCAGCTCTCTCCATGCCCATGCAAGCTGAAGTCACACTCTGTGAGTATGAATTCACTctgactaaaataaaaaaatgcttgaaTGATATGAAACATCAAGCCTGCAGGAACCaagaaaattatatatagttACATCTGCATGaatacagacagaaatataCTCAACTGCAAAGCTTTGCTTATCACAGATGCAGCTAATGACTTCTGTGACTAAAGTGAAGAAGCACCAGAGTGGTTTCCTGTTTGCTTCTTTCCAAGCACTAATAGCAGTCATCACTCGTGACTGTAACCATGACCTCATATGAGTATCATGAGTCATATAAAAATTTCCTTCCCATATCACTGGATCCATAATCGAAATCTTTAGATTTAGTTTAGTATCAACTtctttgaaaatgtaaaaactcAATATAATGAGAAACAATCTTCACTTTTACAGTTAACAAACCATCACATGAGTATCACCAACCAGAATTTTGTCATCTTTTGCTTTATATTAAGCTGCTCCAAAGGGACCAAAACTCTCCATGACTCCAAGCAAAGTAAAAGTGGGAGACACTGTGCGCATCACCGTGGAGGGATTCCAAGTGGGAACAAAGGGGGTAAGAGCATAAGACGTGTCATTTACTTATGACTTCCACTCACTGTCCATGTGGGAATAGTTTGATCTTTGTGACATTAACCATGTTGTTGGtgtcagatgggctggtttgaatatttcaggaACTGCTGATCTattgggattttcacacacagcagtgtcaCAGGTTTACTCAAACTGGTGCAAAAAACAATAACGTGGACAATGTCCTTAGCGTTataagtggacagtgagtgtgtcTTACTAAAAAGCTggagttttgaaaatgtcatTATATTTCAGTAGAAATATGAACAGGTTCCACTTAAGACAGTTTAAAAACACGAAGGTCAGAGCAACTTCCAGAAGGACTTCGGTTTTCTCAGCAACACGTTTCTTGATCGTTACTGCTAATGTATGCGCTTTCACTTCATAACTGACTGAAGGTTTCCTGTGTTGTATGTAAGTAGTAACTGTCATTAACAATTTTGTCTATATCTGCAAAGTTATCAAATTGTCAAAAAGTTCTGTAAAggtattcatatattcatagtTGTTAAGTGTGTTGACTTTCTATTCACTGATTCAGtgaacacatttattttcttgagGTTACTGAAGATTTGTCGGTTTGACGTGTAGCTTTTAGCTCCTCACGCCCGAACTGACTAGGAGAACCTGAGGACTTCCTGATAGCACATGAGAAATGACACACGTTTACCGCTTTATACGGCGATAGAATGATGGCATTGTACTCTGAACACCCGCAACTCAACCGTGATATGACTGTGTAAAATATCTCAGTTGTAAGCCTACAGTAAGCCTACAACTCAGCTCTGAGCTTTGTACAATACAGAGTATAGTACAAAGCTGTTGGCAATATCTTTTCAGCAATATCTTTCAGCGTTTGCAGTAACATCTGGTGTCAGGCATCTTTGATTTATGTTGCAAGCCTTGTGTCCCAAGCACAAGCTCCTGATATTTTAACTCATTTTCAAAGAGAAGAAAACCAAAATCTAACAAAATATCTGAGCTAAAACAAACCACCTAAATCCATTTCATCTGTCTGTTAACAgctcaaatacacaaatattcaatCTTTATCCTAGTCTCATacattgctgatttttttcttcatgataAACAATGAACTGTAGAATACCGAGTGATGCTggcttttgtattttgtgtacaaTTTTCAGTTACATTTTCCAATCCTTTTGCATTACAATGACTAATCTGATATCTGGTTGCTTTGATTTATGTTGCAAACCTTGCATCCTACTGGCACAAGAAGACTGATATttgtatctattttttttatgtatatcatGGAGCAAAAAATATCCACAAAGTATGAGACTAGGATAATGCTGGAAcatataaaattgtatttaagaTGACTGATAAACTGTCTTCTAATTTTTTTTGGCTCAGATTACAAATGACATTcattaaatagatagatagatagatagatagatagatagatagatagatagatagatagatagatagatagatagatagatagatagatagatagatagatagatagatacatacatacatacatacatacatacatacatacatacatacatacatacatacatacatacatagatacatacatacatacatacatacatacataaacacatacatacatacatacatacatacatacatacatacatacatacatacatacatacatacatacatacatacatacatacatatgatTCCAAATCTTATTAACTTTTAAATAAGCTTGTTTACATTTGAACTTGGTTTGGCCTACACGTGTGCATACTTCATGCTTagccaatgtttttttttttttattgtttatttgagtGCATTTGGCATGTGTGTCTGATGTTAAAGAtgtatatttctgtgtatttgcATGTGATACAGAATGAGGTATTTCCAGAGCCCTTGTTCACATGGACGCGTGTCGGTGGACTATTGCTGGATGGCAGCGCTGAGAGAGAAGGCAAAGTTCTGGTTCTTGAAAGAGTGCCTGCAGAGCTCAACGGCTCCATGTACCGGTGCACTGCTGAGAATCCACTTGgctccaccaacacacacacacgcctcatTGTGTTTGGTAAgtatcagacacacactcacacccacacacccatgGTGTTCAGTCAGAATTAAACACAGTTCAGTCATGACAACTCTCAGAATAAAGTTAATGatccactgctgctgctgctgggtgTGTATGGAGACTTGCCTGCTGAACCAGCACACATAGACATATTAGGAACATGCTGCTGGGAGGAGGAGGGTAAGGATGAAAATCTCTGTTCAATCTGCATAATAAAGGGTTGGGATATAGAGAAGGGATAGAGAAACACGCTATATAGACTGTAGTGTCAGTGTCTAGAGAACCAATCAGTGTGAGGGTAGTTTCATGGCTGAAGGCATTTCAGTTACTTATAATTACCAAAACACCCACCTAATGGTCTCAgtgaataagaaaataaaatcagaacaaTCCTGCTCTAGTACACTTAATGCATAACTATGAAACATGGTGCATATAaggtacagtacatttacagcattttgcacACTCCCTTATACAGAACGACTTATTTATACACACGAGGGCCTTATTCACTTActcagtggcagattggtggtcctgagatttgaactcacaacctttcaatcaATAGTTTAAcaactgagctaccactgcctttatatatgcattatatatttgccttaaattttaaaacaaaaatttggACAACACCTATAATGCTCTATTCAGAATTTTGGTCTCATAtttgttttccatttaaatAGAAAATCCACGGATAAAGAAGGAGACACATCACTTAAATGGTAAGGCATATGATGAACCCAATATGTAATCACTACAGGATAAAATTGTGTTAGAAATATTTGTGCTATTGTGAGATAGAATgctgtgtgtaaactgtgtcaTCTTTTTATgactgtgttctgccttgtagTTGCTGACTCGAGTGGACTTGTATGTGGACCCACACTCACTATACTGATGCTGTTACTTATCCTGGAGTTTacatgaacaaacacagaagAACACAGATGATCTTTCCTCTCCCTGACATCTACAGTTCACCTGACAAGACTGAATACAGACTAGCTGAGCAACAGTTCTGTTCCTGAATGAAAAACTGTGCATGTGAGCTACAATATATGAAAGCGCAAAATGCCACCTGCCATCTAGACCATTGGACAAATGGACCTGACGTCAGCGTTACCTGCAAGATCGGACCAGTAGATGGCAGTAGAGACTTCTAGACACAAATTACAAATTTGGTTTGTACTGTTATGAAAAGTTGACTGTACTGTTATTAAAATGTGGGTTTTGCTGCTTCATTAAAAGTGTGTGAATAAGGAAGACATTGTGTTGAAGGGGTTTATAGAGAACACCTTTTcccaatataaaaaaatatacaaaatccaTTTATTTCTAACCTTTAAAGGtgaaaaacaaagcaacaacaacaacaacaacaacaacaaaaaacactttctgGTCTACATCAGGAGTTCTCAAATGTTCAgcagccacacctccttttaaTTGTATACACATAATACAATTCGATGGACCTTATGATATATTCCACAGACCCCTTTGGCACAGATTCATTTCATGAAAATAAGCAAACTATTTAAATGCTAGGTGAATCATAGCTTATACAACTTTTTATTCCTTAACTTTGCACAGACAGAACAATTAAGCTAAAGTTGACAttgtttcttactttttttccAGTTACTGTGGTTTGGGTTCATTTTACATGGCCAGTCGAAGCTATTAATTAGAAGAACTCAGTAATAAATATAACCTTGATAAGAGTGGGTTGTCATTTCCTgtataacagaattaaaaaataaatcacagcctGTGCTTTACATACCCCACGGGTTTATATTATTGAAGATTTACAGAGATATTTATGGAAAGCGATGAGCCCTGTGTGGCACTGTGGTGCAGTGGATGCTGATATGTAGCTCCAGGGTCCCAGTTTAGTCCTGAGCTCGacttactgtctgtgtgtggtttctGTGCATGTTTATTATGTGTCCTCATGGGTTTCCTCCCTCTTCCCAAAAACACACCAGAACAGCTATGCTAAATCACCCCCAGGTGTaaatcagtgtgactgtgtctctgggtatgtgtgtgtgtgtgtgtatgtgtgtgtgtgtgtgtgtgtgtgtgtgtgtgtgtgtgtgtgtgtgtgtgtgtgtgtgtgtgtgtgtgtgtgtgtggtgtcctgTAACTGATGTGCGATCCAGGTTGTGTCCCTTTATTCCTAATATAGGCTTCAGATCCACAGTGACACGGACCAGGATAAAGGAGTtactgatgaatgaatgaatgaatgaatgaatgaatgaatagatagatagatagatagatagatagatagatagatagatagatagatagatagatagatagatagatagatagatagatagaaaacaCCTTCAGCTGCATCTCTGAAAGAACTTCCTAAGCTTAAATGTAGAACTGTACAGATTTATATGTGAATAGGTTCACTGGGGAAATTCTTTCAGAAAGCCTAAAGGACTGCTGTAGAAACTTTAAAGGGCTCTTTCTATGAGTTTATTGCCTATAAAAAGCAAGAGAAGTAGCTCAATACAGAAAGATTTCATTGGTAAAGAGAAATAGTACAAAAACTATAGTCCAAAGCCCATAAATCGTCTTAAATCAGCTCTTAACATCTACAGTGTGTGCATTTTAACCTGCATGTACCTTTATTAGAAGGAGTTCATGCAAGAAGCCTAACCCATCAAGCAAAAAGGAAACGAATAGATGATTTTCTATGACTTTTCATGGGTGAAGTGGGTTTAATTTTCAGAAGCAAGCGTAAAATCATAATGATCGCAGTGGAAAATGAAGTCACGATGATCTCTGAAAGTTCAGAGGCGTCTTCCATCGAGTGTCTCCATCAGTCACAGTGCGCTCTGATGCTGAGGCGGTACATACGAGCACCGTCCCACTTCTCTCACTTATCAGTGCGTCAGGCTCGTAACACGGACTCAGTGCGCGTCAGTCAGAGAAACACTTCACTTACACAAGTTTCAGCTCAACTTGGACACCTGGCGCACAGGTTAACTTCATACCGGAAAggacttttgtttttaaaaatataaacccTCAGATTTCTTGCTATTGATTCCAAATACGATAAGCATACAATCGGACATTTCTCTTGATCAGAATGATGGATCTGAAGTTGTTGTGCTGCGCGATGCTGTT
This DNA window, taken from Tachysurus fulvidraco isolate hzauxx_2018 chromosome 23, HZAU_PFXX_2.0, whole genome shotgun sequence, encodes the following:
- the igsf21b gene encoding immunoglobulin superfamily member 21b isoform X1 — its product is MKILLTLFLLLSSDLVNLVMGYLTVSIEPLPPVVMGDTVTLKCNFRTDGNLREIVWFRVTEGGSSKQKIFTYDAMYNTNFSHMEDFRKREDLVYQSTVRLPEVQMEDNGPYECHVGIYDRASREKVVLASGSITLAVMSPPKSISLIAADQPARFNRYEAQNFTLICIVTGGKPAPVVHFKRDGEMIEVLPSAQPSEAAQNRGLRSAERSRPLISRELDDTKRQKSLSHLEPDIEPMRLDRARPRHSLTPGALGQGSANPTTEIIPETVVSREFPRWVLSSSPLYYFNHTQTELMDSTMQVQAMLTWHLNPQLDNDALFSCEVKHPALSMPMQAEVTLSAPKGPKLSMTPSKVKVGDTVRITVEGFQVGTKGNEVFPEPLFTWTRVGGLLLDGSAEREGKVLVLERVPAELNGSMYRCTAENPLGSTNTHTRLIVFENPRIKKETHHLNVADSSGLVCGPTLTILMLLLILEFT
- the igsf21b gene encoding immunoglobulin superfamily member 21b isoform X3; protein product: MYNTNFSHMEDFRKREDLVYQSTVRLPEVQMEDNGPYECHVGIYDRASREKVVLASGSITLAVMSPPKSISLIAADQPARFNRYEAQNFTLICIVTGGKPAPVVHFKRDGEMIEVLPSAQPSEAAQNRGLRSAERSRPLISRELDDTKRQKSLSHLEPDIEPMRLDRARPRHSLTPGALGQGSANPTTEIIPETVVSREFPRWVLSSSPLYYFNHTQTELMDSTMQVQAMLTWHLNPQLDNDALFSCEVKHPALSMPMQAEVTLSAPKGPKLSMTPSKVKVGDTVRITVEGFQVGTKGNEVFPEPLFTWTRVGGLLLDGSAEREGKVLVLERVPAELNGSMYRCTAENPLGSTNTHTRLIVFENPRIKKETHHLNVADSSGLVCGPTLTILMLLLILEFT
- the igsf21b gene encoding immunoglobulin superfamily member 21b isoform X2, yielding MGYLTVSIEPLPPVVMGDTVTLKCNFRTDGNLREIVWFRVTEGGSSKQKIFTYDAMYNTNFSHMEDFRKREDLVYQSTVRLPEVQMEDNGPYECHVGIYDRASREKVVLASGSITLAVMSPPKSISLIAADQPARFNRYEAQNFTLICIVTGGKPAPVVHFKRDGEMIEVLPSAQPSEAAQNRGLRSAERSRPLISRELDDTKRQKSLSHLEPDIEPMRLDRARPRHSLTPGALGQGSANPTTEIIPETVVSREFPRWVLSSSPLYYFNHTQTELMDSTMQVQAMLTWHLNPQLDNDALFSCEVKHPALSMPMQAEVTLSAPKGPKLSMTPSKVKVGDTVRITVEGFQVGTKGNEVFPEPLFTWTRVGGLLLDGSAEREGKVLVLERVPAELNGSMYRCTAENPLGSTNTHTRLIVFENPRIKKETHHLNVADSSGLVCGPTLTILMLLLILEFT